GCGCTCGGCTCGAAGTCGTAGGGCGCGTCAGGGAGCACGCTCGTCGGTGCCACGCCGGAGATGGTCGGCGCCGAGTTCACGCCCGCCTCGACGGTGATCGTGAAGGGCGCGAGGCTGGAGACGGCCACGCCGTCCGAGACGCTGATGGTGAAGCCCGCGTAGTCACCGGTATCGCTCTCGGTCGGGGTGCCCGACAGGGAGCCGGTGGTGGCCGAGAAGCTGGCCCAGGACGGCAGGTTCGCCACGCTGAAGGCGAGCGTATCGCCGTCGGCGTCGGAGGCGGACGGAATGAACAGGTATGGGAGATCCACACCCACCGATGCCGGTGCCATGCCGGTGATCACCGGGGGCGAGTTGGGCGGGGGCGGTGGGATCTCGGGCGCGCGGACAACCAGGGTGAACGGCGGCAGTGAGTCCAAGGCAGAGCCGTCGGACACGGTAATCACCAGGTTCTCGTAGGTGCCCACGTCGTCCAGGCTGGGCGTGCCGCTCAGGGTGCCGTTATCGGCCGAGAAGCTCGCCCAGCTGAGGTTGGTGGAGATGCTGAAGAACAGCGAGTCTCCGTCGGCGTCGGTCGCGCCCGGGGTAAAGCGGTAGCTCTCGCCGGCGATGACCTCGGTGCTGGGATCACCGAAGATCGACGGCGCCCGGTTGGACGGAGCCGGCGGCGGTGCAGGGGGTTGCTCGTTGGAGACCACCACGATCTCGAAGGGCTCGAGGGCCGACTCGGCGACACCGTCGCTCACGCTAATGACGATGTTCGGGTAGGTGCCCACATCGCCCTGCTGCGGCATGCCGCTCAGGGTGCCGTCGGCGGTGGAGAAGCTGGTCCAGCGCGGTGCGTTGTCGACCTTGAAGGTCAGGGCATCGCGATCGGCGTCGCTGGCGTTCGGCACGAACGTGTAGAGGATGCCCGTCTCGGCGCGCTCGGCCGGCGACCCGTCGATCGTCGGTGCCGCGTTGGTGTCCTCAGGCGGTGGGGGTGTGCCGCCGCCACCGCCGCCTTCTTCGCCGCCGCATCCTGCCACCGTGGCGGCGATGGCCAGCATTGCCACCCACGCCGGCGCCGACGCCCTTGCCCGGGAGACCTCGCGCGCTCTGCACGATAGCGATCGCAGCCTGGTGGATAACTTGGCAAGCATCTACAGGATCACCCTTGGACAACAGCTGGGGCCGGAACACGGCCGTGTGAAGTAGGACGAGGCGGTCGTGACGGGGCGAGGCCGTCAGCGGTTCGTCGTCCGAGGCGCTGAGAAGCGTCAACAAGCACGCTCCCAAGGGGGGTAGACGACCGATTCGGGGGGATCTTGAGGCGCCTTATTGGACGCCCGTCGCACTTCTGGCGGAGCCATCCGGCCGAACGCACGGCTTTTTGACGGAAGCGGCCAGGGGAGGGGTGAGACGCCTAGCTACCCACGCCGAAGCGGGATGCAAGCCCTTGTTTGCATAAGGCGCGAGCGCTATTCTCCGCCGCTGCTCGCTGCGCCTCAGCGGTCCCCAGGCGCGCGGTGGCGGGCCGGGGTTCGCCGCCAGCGACGGTGAACCGAATCCCCGTTCATTTCTCTGCGGAGCACTGGCGATGAGCAATCCCCTAGAGCGCACGGTGTTCACCTACGGCTCCGGCCGTTCGGGCACCACGCTCCTGGCGAAGCTGCTCGACGCCTCGCCGCAGACCCTTTACCGCCACGAGCCGGACAAGCTGCGCAAGTGCCCCGAGTTGCCGTTCCTGCCGGAGCCCGAGGAGTACGCACGCCTCGAGGCACCCGCCCGGCGCTATCTCCTCGAACTCACCCGTCCCGCGGTGCCGTCCGTCAGCGGTAAGCGGCCACACTTCCGCAAGGACTTCCGCTCGCCGATGGCGGAGCATGCGAAGAACGCGCTGCTGGCCCCCCTCTCCGCTGCCGAGCGCTTCGGACTTCGCTTGCCCGTACCGGATCTGGCGCGGGGGGATGGATTCTTCTACCTAATCAAGTCGGTAAGCTCCGTCTGTCGAGTGCCCATGTTCGCGGCTGCCTCGGCGCCCACGAAGTTCATCCACATCGTGCGTCACCCGGGCGCGGTGCTCGCCTCCCTTTTGCGGGGTATCGAGCAGCAGTTGATGAATCGCGACATGTTCATCCACGAGATCGCTCGCATGTCTAACGCCAAGGCCTTCGATATCCCGGTCGACCGCCTCGACGCTCTGAGCTACGAGGAGCAGGCCGCCTACACCTGGATGGTTCAGAACGACAAGAGCGAGCGAGAGCTGGGTGCCAACCCCAACTACCTCCTCGTGTCCTACGAGGACATCTGCCTGAACACCGTGGATCGGGTGCAGGACATGTGCGAGTTCATCGGTATCGACCTGCACGAACAGATCCGCACGTTCATCGACGAGATGAACGGCAGCGGCGAAGGCGGCTACTTCTCGGTCGCGAAGAACCCCCTTGGCAGCATCTCGCGCTGGGAGGAGCAGCTCCCGGCGGAGATCGCGGAGCGAATCGAGACTATCGTGCAGCAGTCGGCGGTCGGGCGGTTCGCCCTGGAGAAGTACGCGATGGTACGACGCCAACTGCAAGATGCGGATGACCGATGAAGATCCTCTACCACCATCGCGTCGCGTCTAAGGACGGTCAGTACGTACACATCGATGAGCTGACCCGAGCGCTCAAGGCGCGCGGCCATGAGTTGATCATGGTGGGGCCGAAGTTCGCCGACGAGAAGGAGTTCGGTGCCGACGGTGGCTTCGTCGACTGGCTCAAGCGCCATATGCCTAAGGCGGTGTACGAGCTGATGGAATTCGGCTACAGCCTGCTCGCCTACTGGAAACTCCGCCGTGCCGTGCTGGAGCACAGGCCGGACTGCTTGTACGAACGTTACACCCTCTTCATGCCCGCCGGCGTGTGGCTGAAGAAACGGTTCGGTCTCCCGATGTTGTTGGAGGTCAACGCGCCTCTGCGTCAGGAAAGGGCCAAGCACAGTGGCGGGCTCGCCCTGCAAGGGCTGGCGCGCTGGAGCGAGCGCTACTGCTGGAAGCATGCTGATCGCACCCTGCCGGTCACCCGTGTGTTAGGGGACATGGTGGTGGAAGAGGGCGGTCATGCCGAACACGTGCGGGTGATTCCTAACGGCGTCGATTGGGATAAGTTCCGTGACCGTCCGAGCCGGGACCAAGCGAAGGAGGCCCTCGGCCTCGGCGGTCGCCTGGTGCTCGGGTTCACCGGGTTCGTGCGCGATTGGCACGGCTTGGATCGCGCGGTCGATCTCGTGGCCCGCTCGCCTGAGCGACACCTGTTAATCGTGGGCGATGGCCCGGCGCGGCAGACCATCGAGGCACGCGCGCAGGAACTCGGCGTCACGGATCAGATCACGGTGACCGGCATCGTCGGCCGCAGTGAGGTGGCCGGCTACGTCGGCGCCTTCGATGTGGCCTTGCAGCCGGACGTGGTGGCGTACGCCTCACCGTTGAAGCTCTTCGAGTACTTGGCCATGGGCAGTGCTGTGGTGGCGCCGGACACGGCGAACATCCGCGAGGTCGTCACCCACGCCGAGACCGGGTGGTTGTTCGATCCCGATCAACCCGCGGGGCTGCTAGGAGCGGTGGAACACCTGTGCGAGGAGCCCGCCTTGCGCGAAGCGCTCGGGCAACGGGCCCGCGAGAGCATCGACGAACGGGGCTTCACCTGGGCCCAGAACGCCGAGGTGGTGGAGGGGTTGTTCCGCGACCTGGGCGTTCGCGACTAGTTCGTGATCTGCAGGTTGGTGGGCGGCTCGGGGATCACCACCTTGGGCAGGCGGATGATGTAGGCGGGCTTGTCGTGCGCCGCCACGATGCCGATCGCACGATCGTCCTCCAGGAACACGAAGCGACCGTAGCTGCCCTGCTGGAGGGTCTGCTCGATTACATCCCCCGTGAGCGGGTGGCGTGTGACCGCAAAGGTCGACGCATTGATCTCGTAGAGGCTGCTCCACCCGGGGCTCTCGTCGTCACCGCCGATCACCCAATAGGTGTTTAAGCCTGCATCGAACATCGGGCTCGGGGCATCGGCCTGCTCGATCTCCCGATCGCCGCTGAGCGCGACGCTCTCGAGGCTGGTGGTCTCATTTTCGAAGTCGATGTTCCACAGGAACGAAGCGCCAACGCCGATCTGCAGGCCACGGTCGCGGCTGGGATCCCAGGCGCTGGGGCGATCCGGCTGAAAGGGGATGCTTCGCGAGGATTCGTCCTGTCCGCCCCAGGTGTCGGTGTCGCAGTTGAAGAAGACGGTGGTGAAGCGGCCGCGTGACAGCGCGATTTTCCGTGTCTCGGGGTCGTAGAGGAGGTTCAAGAAGAAGAGGGGGCTCGACACGGCTGGCAGGTCCGGTAGTCGGGTCCACTCGCCGGTGCCCAGGTCGAACTTCCAGGCCGTTTCCGAGCCGCCGCCGCCCTCGTCGTAGGGTGCGCCGCCGAAGCGGTAGAGCGTGTTGTTGTGGTGGGCAAACACCAAGCCGTCGTAGGTGTGGGTGGAGAGCGGCTTGCCGTCCAGGTAGTCGGGAAACTGCTCGCCGTTGGGGCCGTCGCGAAAGCGCACGTCCGCCACATCGCTGATGGAGATGAGTTCGAAGCCGACGGGGCCGTCCGTGCCGGCGAAGTCATATTGGTAAATGCCGTTGTTCGCACTGTCTCGGTGGCCGCCGCCGTGCACCCAGAGTTTGGTGCCCTCTACAGCTTTGAAGCCTCCGGACCAGGAGCGGACGACGCCGCGGAGCTGTTGCACGGACGGGTCGTTGTCCAACCAGTCCTGGGGCGTCGCGTCCTCCATGGTCTCGTTGCCATTGGTCGGGGCGAAGGCGCCGGTCAGCGCTCTTACCTCGTAGGGTTCCATGTCCTCGATGTAATCGACGGACGCGTTGGCTCCCCCCGCGGTGGTCAACAGCAGGAGGGCGAACAGGATGGAAAGCGGGTTGGCGGGGACCGTGTACGAGCTCATATCAGTGCGCGGTGACAGGAACGGGTTGGGCCCAGGCATTGCGGTTCGGGCAACAGTTTGCGCTCGTCCAGGCCTTACACCCTCCTCCGAGCGGCCGCAGAAGGTACCACAGGGGGCCGGCCGGGCGCGTGTGTCTGCCCACAGTCTGTCAATTTCGTCGTAAGATCCGGGGCCGCTGACCAGCCAAACGCTAGGACATGTGATGAATCGTCCGACTGAAGGGAAGCCTCTTGGAACAGGGCGGCTGTTGCTGCTAGGCGCCACGGTGGCGACGGTGATGAGCGCGTTGGTGGCCGTCGGGCTGCTCGCCCTGGCTAAGCTCTCGGGTCACAGCCCCGTCGCGGTGGCCGGGCAGGTACTCAAGTCACTGTCTGCAGGCTCGGCCGTGGCCAGTTTAGAGCAGCGCGTCACGGCGTTGGAGCATGCGGTGGCGGCGTTGGCCCCGCCTGCCGCGGCCCTCGCACCACCCGATTCGTCCTCGCCAGCGAGTACTGCCCGGCTCGCCGCGGCCAGCCAACCACCGCCCATGACAGCGGCCCCGACGCCCGCCTTCCCCGACGCTGCGAAGGTGGCCGAGGTGGACTTCGCACCGTCCGTGGCAGCTCCCACCTTTCGCGGCCGTGAGCTTCGCGTCTGTGCGGAGAAGAGATGCCGCTTCAAGACCTTCGTCGACGCCCTCGAGGCAGCCAAGGACGGCGACACGATTCGCCTCGCGCCGGGGCTCTACGGCGAGTGCGCCAACAAGATCAAACCTAGCATCGCCGTTATCGGCGATATCGCGCCCGATGGCACCCGTGCCACTTTCAACACGGCCTGCGCCGGCAAGGGCGCGTTCAACTTCTCGAGCAGTCAGTTCCTGCTCGAAGGCGTGCAGATTCAGGATATCGCCGTCTCGGACAACAACGGAGCGTGCGTGAGGCTGCAGCCCCGCGCCCAGACCAGCCAGGTCGCACACTTGCGCAACGTGATCTGCCTGCGCAGTGAGAACGGGGTCATGGGCGGCGTCGGCCCCGAGGGGGCCCTGATCGTGGAGGGCTCCTTGCTCATCGGCAACGGCAAGGACGGGCGGGCTCATGGCATATACGTGAACAAGGGGCGCGAGGTGATCTTGCGCGACAGCATCGTTCACTCCACCCAGGGCAGTGGGCACAGCGTCAAGGTGGGCGCTCATCGGTTCATCGTGGAGAGTTCCATCGTGGCCGCGTTGAACGGCCAGAACTCGCGCGGCATCGACTACTACGGTGGCGGTGTGTTGCGGGTGGTGGACAGCGTGCTGCAGCAGGGGCCGAACTCCAGCAACCACGACATCATCGGGCTGGCCCAGGAAGGGCGCAGACTCAACCTCGGTGTTCCCCACGCGGCTTACGTGAGCGATAGCTGGTTCATCTACGACGACCCTGATCGCTGCTGCCGTTGGTTGCTGTCGGGGCGCGAAACGGGGGAAGTGGTGCTCGAGAACAACACCTTCGTCGCCATCAACGGCAGCCGCCTGAAGGCTTTCGAGGACCGCGACAACCGGCGCTTTGACAGTCGCGAGGCCGCGGGACTGCCGGCCTACGCGCCGGCGCTGTCCGCGCTCCCGCGTCCAGCGGCCTGGGACGAGGGTTAGTTGACGCTGAGGTTGGTCGGTGGCTTCGGCGTCGTGCCGATGCCGGACTCGCCCAGGTCGCCGATGTCCGGCTGACCGATGCCGGTGATCGCCGCACCGCGGTCGGGGGCGGCGCCGGTGAACCCGTCGGTGATGTTGGCGATGGCGATACCGTTGCCGGAGGCGCCGCTGTTGGCGCGCAGCTCAGGCCAGTAGGTCTGGGTGACCTCGGTCAGGTAATCGCTGCCGAGGACGATCTCCGTCACGAAGGGGTTGCGCTCGCAGATCGAGTGCGCCGTGAAGCGCTTGGTGAGGCCGCTGAAGATCGGGTTCGTGGGCGGCACATCACGCTCGGCCTCGGCGAAGTTGTCGAACACGCCATCGAACTGCA
This sequence is a window from Pseudomonadota bacterium. Protein-coding genes within it:
- a CDS encoding putative Ig domain-containing protein, which gives rise to MLAIAATVAGCGGEEGGGGGGTPPPPEDTNAAPTIDGSPAERAETGILYTFVPNASDADRDALTFKVDNAPRWTSFSTADGTLSGMPQQGDVGTYPNIVISVSDGVAESALEPFEIVVVSNEQPPAPPPAPSNRAPSIFGDPSTEVIAGESYRFTPGATDADGDSLFFSISTNLSWASFSADNGTLSGTPSLDDVGTYENLVITVSDGSALDSLPPFTLVVRAPEIPPPPPNSPPVITGMAPASVGVDLPYLFIPSASDADGDTLAFSVANLPSWASFSATTGSLSGTPTESDTGDYAGFTISVSDGVAVSSLAPFTITVEAGVNSAPTISGVAPTSVLPDAPYDFEPSA
- a CDS encoding sulfotransferase: MSNPLERTVFTYGSGRSGTTLLAKLLDASPQTLYRHEPDKLRKCPELPFLPEPEEYARLEAPARRYLLELTRPAVPSVSGKRPHFRKDFRSPMAEHAKNALLAPLSAAERFGLRLPVPDLARGDGFFYLIKSVSSVCRVPMFAAASAPTKFIHIVRHPGAVLASLLRGIEQQLMNRDMFIHEIARMSNAKAFDIPVDRLDALSYEEQAAYTWMVQNDKSERELGANPNYLLVSYEDICLNTVDRVQDMCEFIGIDLHEQIRTFIDEMNGSGEGGYFSVAKNPLGSISRWEEQLPAEIAERIETIVQQSAVGRFALEKYAMVRRQLQDADDR
- a CDS encoding glycosyltransferase family 4 protein produces the protein MKILYHHRVASKDGQYVHIDELTRALKARGHELIMVGPKFADEKEFGADGGFVDWLKRHMPKAVYELMEFGYSLLAYWKLRRAVLEHRPDCLYERYTLFMPAGVWLKKRFGLPMLLEVNAPLRQERAKHSGGLALQGLARWSERYCWKHADRTLPVTRVLGDMVVEEGGHAEHVRVIPNGVDWDKFRDRPSRDQAKEALGLGGRLVLGFTGFVRDWHGLDRAVDLVARSPERHLLIVGDGPARQTIEARAQELGVTDQITVTGIVGRSEVAGYVGAFDVALQPDVVAYASPLKLFEYLAMGSAVVAPDTANIREVVTHAETGWLFDPDQPAGLLGAVEHLCEEPALREALGQRARESIDERGFTWAQNAEVVEGLFRDLGVRD
- a CDS encoding kelch repeat-containing protein, with the protein product MSSYTVPANPLSILFALLLLTTAGGANASVDYIEDMEPYEVRALTGAFAPTNGNETMEDATPQDWLDNDPSVQQLRGVVRSWSGGFKAVEGTKLWVHGGGHRDSANNGIYQYDFAGTDGPVGFELISISDVADVRFRDGPNGEQFPDYLDGKPLSTHTYDGLVFAHHNNTLYRFGGAPYDEGGGGSETAWKFDLGTGEWTRLPDLPAVSSPLFFLNLLYDPETRKIALSRGRFTTVFFNCDTDTWGGQDESSRSIPFQPDRPSAWDPSRDRGLQIGVGASFLWNIDFENETTSLESVALSGDREIEQADAPSPMFDAGLNTYWVIGGDDESPGWSSLYEINASTFAVTRHPLTGDVIEQTLQQGSYGRFVFLEDDRAIGIVAAHDKPAYIIRLPKVVIPEPPTNLQITN
- a CDS encoding right-handed parallel beta-helix repeat-containing protein, translated to MNRPTEGKPLGTGRLLLLGATVATVMSALVAVGLLALAKLSGHSPVAVAGQVLKSLSAGSAVASLEQRVTALEHAVAALAPPAAALAPPDSSSPASTARLAAASQPPPMTAAPTPAFPDAAKVAEVDFAPSVAAPTFRGRELRVCAEKRCRFKTFVDALEAAKDGDTIRLAPGLYGECANKIKPSIAVIGDIAPDGTRATFNTACAGKGAFNFSSSQFLLEGVQIQDIAVSDNNGACVRLQPRAQTSQVAHLRNVICLRSENGVMGGVGPEGALIVEGSLLIGNGKDGRAHGIYVNKGREVILRDSIVHSTQGSGHSVKVGAHRFIVESSIVAALNGQNSRGIDYYGGGVLRVVDSVLQQGPNSSNHDIIGLAQEGRRLNLGVPHAAYVSDSWFIYDDPDRCCRWLLSGRETGEVVLENNTFVAINGSRLKAFEDRDNRRFDSREAAGLPAYAPALSALPRPAAWDEG